From the Helicobacter pylori genome, one window contains:
- a CDS encoding aminotransferase class V-fold PLP-dependent enzyme, producing MRAFLNRSFAPLLNPNENLLDQVKSSIILKKGVSYFDWGASGLASALVEKRVKSLLPYYANAHSVASKHAILMGMLLKECQEKLKRSLNLSANHCVLSAGYGASSAIKKFQEILGVCIPSKTKKNLEPYLKDMALKRVIVGPYEHHSNEISWREGLCEVVRIPLNEHGLLDLEILEQILKKSPNSLVSVSAASNVTGILTPLKEVSSLCKEYRAILALDLANFSAHANPKDCEYQTGFYAPHKLLGGIGGCGLLGIAKDLIDTQIAPSFSAGGVIKYANRTRHEFIDELPLREEFGTPGLLQFYRSALAYQLRDECGLDFIHKKENNLLRVLMHGLKDLPAINIYGNLTASRVGVVAFNIGGISPYDLARVLSYEYAIETRAGCSCAGPYGHDLLNLNAQKSSDFSAKPGWLRVSLHFTHSINDIDYLLDSLKKAVKKLR from the coding sequence GTGCGAGCGTTTTTAAACAGGAGTTTTGCCCCCTTACTCAACCCTAACGAGAACCTTTTAGATCAAGTTAAGTCTAGCATTATTTTAAAAAAAGGGGTGTCTTATTTTGACTGGGGGGCTTCAGGTTTAGCGAGTGCTTTAGTGGAAAAGCGCGTGAAATCCTTACTGCCTTATTACGCGAACGCCCATTCTGTCGCTTCTAAGCATGCGATTTTAATGGGCATGCTTTTAAAAGAATGCCAAGAAAAATTGAAGCGTTCTTTAAATTTGAGCGCTAATCATTGCGTCTTGAGCGCGGGGTATGGGGCGAGTTCAGCGATTAAGAAATTTCAAGAAATTTTAGGGGTGTGTATCCCTTCAAAAACGAAGAAAAATTTAGAGCCGTATTTGAAAGATATGGCTTTAAAGCGTGTGATTGTGGGGCCTTATGAGCATCATTCTAATGAAATTAGCTGGCGTGAAGGCTTGTGTGAGGTGGTGCGTATCCCTTTAAATGAACATGGCTTATTGGATTTAGAAATTTTAGAGCAAATTTTAAAAAAATCCCCTAACAGCTTGGTTTCTGTGAGTGCGGCTTCTAATGTAACGGGAATTCTTACGCCTTTAAAAGAAGTTTCATCATTGTGTAAGGAATATAGGGCTATTTTAGCTTTGGATTTAGCGAATTTTAGCGCGCATGCTAACCCTAAAGATTGCGAATACCAAACCGGTTTTTATGCCCCTCATAAGCTTTTAGGGGGCATTGGAGGGTGCGGTCTTTTAGGCATTGCTAAAGATTTGATTGACACGCAAATCGCCCCGAGTTTTAGCGCAGGGGGCGTGATTAAATACGCTAACCGCACACGGCATGAATTTATTGATGAGTTGCCTTTAAGAGAAGAGTTTGGCACGCCAGGATTGTTGCAATTTTACAGGAGCGCTCTAGCGTATCAATTAAGAGATGAATGCGGTTTGGATTTTATCCATAAGAAAGAAAACAACCTTTTAAGAGTGCTTATGCATGGCTTAAAAGACTTGCCCGCTATTAATATTTATGGGAATTTAACAGCGAGTCGTGTGGGGGTAGTGGCTTTTAATATTGGAGGGATTTCGCCTTATGATTTAGCGAGGGTTTTAAGCTATGAATACGCTATTGAAACCCGGGCAGGTTGCTCTTGCGCAGGGCCTTATGGGCATGATTTATTGAATCTTAACGCCCAAAAGTCAAGCGATTTTAGCGCTAAACCCGGATGGCTTAGAGTGAGCTTGCACTTCACGCATTCCATAAACGATATTGATTATTTGCTAGACAGCTTGAAAAAAGCGGTTAAAAAATTGCGTTAA
- a CDS encoding molybdopterin guanine dinucleotide-containing S/N-oxide reductase, producing MSISRRSILTKIPLALASTNVLKAVGVFEKVKSIPHATHFGPFIAKVQNGVIKDIVPQKSDYNPTMMLKAMADRVYSDSRVKYPCVRKSFLENKKNHKELRGREEFVRVSWDVALDLAAKKLKEIPKENIFNASYGGWGHAGSLHRCNNLAWRFFNTTLGGAIGTDGEYSNGAAARINPMIVGDMEVYSQQTTHEEMIKNCKVYVMWGADLFKCNRIDYFVPNHVNDSYYPKYKRAGIKFISIDPIYTETAQAFSAEWIPIRPNTDVALMLGMMHHLYTSNQYDKEFIAKYTDGFDKFLPYLLGESDKAPKTLEWASQITGVSAEKIKELADLFVSKRTFLAGNWAMQRAQHGEQPDWALIVLASMIGQVGLSGGGFGFSMHYGGNAQAGSGARIVPMISQGNNSVKSAIPTSRVSEAILNPDKEIDFMGKKLKLPKIKMIYNCGANLLGHEADTNELIRALRTLDCVIVHEPWWTPTAKFADIIFASTSTMERDDITFGGSYSKNVIYAMRKVVEPVYESKDDYEIFRQLALRVGGNETEQRFTESKSYMEWIKGLYEKSDGPTLKSFDQFWRDGFVEFEIPENARKFVRHAKFRQDPINNKLDTESGKIQIFSQKCADFKLADFKGHPTWFEPAEWLGSKMAETYPFHLISPHPKYRVNSQLDNTWVRNVYKIQGREPVMINELDANKLGIRHGEIVEVFNARGRLLAGAFVTKNIRQGVLSIQEGAWYDPEDVNTRNPRCNAGSVNTLTSSHPTSSVTQAISVNTALVNIRRLRKYELVKPYHSISTPSIIGA from the coding sequence ATGTCCATTTCACGCAGAAGTATCCTAACAAAAATCCCACTCGCGCTCGCTAGTACTAATGTTTTGAAAGCTGTTGGTGTTTTTGAAAAAGTAAAATCCATTCCGCATGCAACCCATTTTGGCCCCTTTATCGCAAAGGTTCAAAATGGAGTGATTAAAGATATTGTCCCCCAAAAGAGCGATTATAACCCTACCATGATGTTAAAAGCGATGGCAGATAGGGTGTATTCAGATAGTAGGGTGAAGTATCCTTGCGTGCGTAAGAGCTTCTTAGAAAACAAAAAAAACCACAAAGAATTGCGTGGGAGAGAAGAATTTGTGCGCGTGAGTTGGGATGTGGCATTGGATTTAGCGGCTAAAAAGCTTAAAGAAATCCCTAAAGAAAACATCTTTAATGCCAGTTATGGTGGTTGGGGGCATGCGGGCAGCTTGCATCGTTGTAATAATCTAGCATGGCGTTTTTTTAACACGACTTTAGGGGGAGCTATTGGCACTGATGGGGAATATAGTAATGGCGCGGCCGCAAGAATAAACCCTATGATTGTAGGGGATATGGAAGTTTATTCACAACAAACCACGCATGAAGAGATGATTAAAAATTGTAAGGTGTATGTCATGTGGGGGGCGGATTTATTCAAGTGCAACCGCATTGATTATTTTGTGCCAAACCATGTCAATGACAGCTACTACCCTAAGTATAAAAGAGCCGGCATTAAATTCATCAGTATCGATCCCATTTATACCGAAACCGCTCAAGCCTTTAGCGCTGAATGGATACCCATTCGCCCTAACACTGATGTAGCGTTAATGCTAGGCATGATGCATCATCTTTATACAAGCAATCAATACGATAAAGAGTTTATCGCTAAATACACTGATGGTTTTGATAAATTTTTACCCTATTTGCTAGGAGAGAGCGATAAGGCGCCTAAGACTTTAGAATGGGCGTCTCAAATCACTGGAGTGAGCGCAGAAAAGATCAAAGAATTAGCGGATTTGTTTGTTTCTAAACGCACTTTTTTAGCGGGTAATTGGGCCATGCAAAGAGCTCAGCATGGCGAGCAACCGGATTGGGCGTTAATTGTTTTAGCCAGCATGATTGGTCAAGTGGGCTTATCGGGTGGGGGATTTGGCTTTTCTATGCATTATGGAGGCAACGCTCAAGCAGGCTCTGGGGCAAGAATTGTCCCTATGATTTCACAAGGGAATAATTCTGTAAAAAGTGCTATTCCAACATCTAGAGTTTCTGAAGCGATTTTGAATCCGGATAAAGAAATTGATTTTATGGGTAAAAAACTCAAATTGCCTAAAATCAAAATGATCTATAATTGTGGGGCGAATTTATTAGGGCATGAAGCTGATACAAACGAGCTGATTCGCGCTTTAAGAACCTTAGATTGCGTGATCGTGCATGAGCCTTGGTGGACGCCTACGGCAAAATTTGCTGATATTATTTTTGCTTCCACTAGCACTATGGAAAGAGATGATATTACTTTTGGGGGGAGTTATTCTAAGAACGTAATTTATGCCATGCGTAAGGTGGTAGAGCCTGTTTATGAATCTAAAGACGATTATGAGATTTTCAGGCAGCTCGCTTTACGCGTTGGGGGCAATGAAACAGAGCAGCGATTCACTGAATCTAAGAGTTACATGGAATGGATTAAGGGCCTTTATGAAAAAAGCGATGGCCCTACTTTGAAATCGTTTGATCAGTTTTGGAGGGATGGCTTTGTGGAGTTTGAAATCCCTGAAAACGCGAGAAAGTTTGTGCGTCATGCGAAATTCAGGCAAGACCCTATCAACAATAAGCTAGATACAGAGAGCGGGAAAATTCAAATTTTTTCTCAAAAATGTGCGGATTTTAAACTGGCTGATTTTAAAGGGCATCCCACTTGGTTTGAGCCAGCTGAGTGGCTAGGCTCTAAAATGGCTGAGACTTATCCGTTCCATTTAATTTCTCCGCACCCCAAATATCGTGTCAATTCACAGCTTGATAACACTTGGGTTAGGAATGTGTATAAAATTCAAGGCAGAGAGCCTGTAATGATCAACGAACTAGACGCTAATAAATTAGGCATTAGGCATGGTGAAATCGTAGAAGTGTTTAACGCTAGGGGGAGGTTGTTAGCAGGGGCGTTTGTAACTAAAAATATCCGTCAAGGGGTTTTGAGCATCCAAGAAGGGGCGTGGTATGATCCAGAAGATGTGAATACTAGAAACCCAAGGTGCAATGCAGGGAGTGTGAATACGCTCACTTCTTCGCACCCTACAAGCAGCGTGACGCAAGCCATTTCAGTCAATACGGCCTTAGTTAATATCAGAAGACTTAGAAAGTATGAATTGGTCAAGCCCTATCATTCCATTTCAACACCAAGCATCATTGGGGCTTAA
- a CDS encoding DUF3972 domain-containing protein: MDILDLNKAKAVQQNEQKVEDKEKESKEPVVLEDLSALAWLELEEFSRLSGLPKERILELVNIGKIKSKISHNKLLIDASSGTNALIKKVENNLISMDMNGRSLEPVFVEKTINTILNLHDKVISAKDETISAFKNENMFLKDALISMQEVYEEDKKTIDLLRDELNQAREEIEFMKRKYRLMWGKVADMSSVNKK; the protein is encoded by the coding sequence TTGGATATTTTAGATTTGAACAAAGCGAAAGCGGTGCAACAAAATGAGCAAAAGGTAGAGGATAAAGAAAAAGAGTCTAAAGAGCCGGTGGTTTTAGAGGATTTGAGCGCTTTAGCATGGCTTGAATTAGAAGAGTTCAGCCGCCTTTCAGGGCTTCCTAAAGAAAGGATCCTGGAATTAGTCAATATCGGTAAAATTAAAAGCAAGATAAGCCACAACAAGCTTTTAATTGATGCGAGCAGCGGGACGAACGCTCTAATCAAAAAGGTAGAAAATAATTTGATTTCTATGGATATGAACGGGCGTTCTTTAGAGCCTGTGTTTGTGGAAAAGACCATTAACACGATTTTAAATTTGCATGATAAAGTCATTAGCGCTAAAGATGAAACGATTTCAGCCTTTAAAAATGAAAACATGTTTTTAAAAGACGCTTTAATCTCTATGCAAGAAGTCTATGAAGAAGATAAAAAAACCATTGATCTTTTGCGCGATGAACTCAATCAAGCGAGGGAAGAAATTGAATTTATGAAGAGGAAATACCGCTTGATGTGGGGGAAAGTCGCTGACATGAGCAGCGTGAATAAAAAGTAG